From the Marinobacter sp. es.048 genome, the window TCCTATATTGCCTGGAAGATCCGGGACGTGGATCAGTTCTACCGGGCGACAGGCGGTGATGAGTTCCGCGCTCAGTCTCTGCTTTCTTCCCGTGTCGATAACGGGCTGCGGGACGAGTTCGGTATCCGGACCATGGTCGAAGTCGTCTCCGGCCAGCGGGATGAGCTGATGCACACCCTGCGGGATCGCGTAAACCAGACGGCCCAGAACGAATTCGGTATTGAAGTCCTGGACATTCGTGTCAAGGCCATCGAATTCCCTGGTCAGGTGAGCGAAAACGTCTACCGCCGGATGGCGACCGAGCGCGAGAAGCTGGCTCAGGAATTCCGTTCCCGGGGCCGGGAGCTCGCAGAAGGTATTCGTGCCGACGCCGATCGCCAGAGAACGGTTGTTCTTGCGGAAGCTTTCGCCCAGTCAGAAGAGACTCGGGGTGAGGGCGACGGTCAAGCGGCCAGAATATACGCCGATGCCTACGGCTCGGATGCTGAATTTTACAGCTTCTACCGGAGTCTCCAGGCTTATCGCAACACCTTCATGAGCAAGGATGACATCATGGTGATCGATTCCGAGAGTGCGTTCATGAAGTTCCTGAACGATCCGCAGGGTGCCCGTTAACCCTGCAGGATGAGACCAAAAACCGGAATACCCCCGTATTCCGGTTTTTTTGTGCCCGCCAACCGTGTAAAATTCTGCCGGTTTTGTGTCGGGCTTTTGCCGAGTGCCGCCTTAAATCCTGTGTGATCCCCCCAGCCGACTGTGCCGGAGCGGATATAACGGACAACGGAATCTCATGACAGTATCTGATCGCTGGTTACTGCCAGACGGGGTAGAGGATATTCTTCCCCCGCTGGCCGGACGGATCGAATCCCTGCGTCGGGATGTAATGGATACCTGCCAGCGCTGGGGCTACCAGCTGGTAATCCCACCGCTCATTGAATATCTCGAATCCCTGTTTACCGGAACCGGGAACGATCTGGAGCTTCAGACTTTCAAGCTCACCGATCAGCTGACCGGGCGGATGATGGGTGTTCGCGCCGATATGACGCCTCAGGCGGCGCGCATTGATGCCCATACCTTGGGCCAGGAAGGGATCACCCGTCTATGTTATGCCGGGCACGTACTCCACACCCGCCCGAGGCATATGCTGACAGGTCGCACACCCATCCAGGCCGGCTGCGAACTGTTTGGCAGTGGCTCCGAAGCGGCGGATATGGAAGTGATCAGCCTGATGCTGGAAACCCTTCGGGTGGCGGGTTTACCCCGTATCCATCTGGATCTGGCCCATGTGGCCATCTATGAAAGCCTGATTGGCGAAGCGGATTTTGATCGGGATACGGAGAACGCGATTTTTGACGCCATGGCCCGTAAATCGGTGCCTGAGCTTGATCAACTGCTCGGTGAGTGCCCGTCTGGCTCCGCTGGCGCTCGTCTGCGGGAGCTGGCCCGGGTCAGCGGTGGCCCGGAGGCTTTAAGCGAAGCCCGCCGGATCCTGCAGGGTGCGTCTGATAACCTGGACGCGGCACTCGACCAGCTTGGGCGCGTATCTGACATGTTGGGACGGGATTATCCGGATATCAGCTTCGGATTCGATTTCTGTGAGCTTCGTGGCTACAACTACCACACTGGCTTGGTGTTTGCGGCCTATGTTCCAGGCCATGGCGATTCAGTTGCCAAGGGTGGCCGCTATGATGCCATCGGCAGTGACTTTGGCCGGGCCCGCCCGGCAACCGGGTTCAGTCTTGATATACGGTCGCTCGTCTCTCTTGGAGAGAGGGTGGTACGCAGTGCCGGTGCAGTCTGGGCGCCGGCCGATGACGACCCGGCCCTGGAAGGCGTGATTTCCGGTTTGAGAATGACGGAAACCGTTGTTCGCGCCTTGCCCGAAGACGACGGCGTGAATCCGGCTGCCAGAGGCTGTGACCGGGAGCTGGTTAAACAGAATGGCCAATGGGTCGTGCAGACGCTGGGCTGACGCCTCACGGGCCTCGTTGAATTCATTTACAGGTAAACTTGCGAAACGCTTGTCCTGCGGGGCAGCCGCACTGAGAGAGAATCATGGGTAAAAATGTTGTTGTGCTGGGCACCCAGTGGGGTGATGAAGGCAAGGGTAAGATTGTTGACCTGCTGACCGACAAGGTTGCAGCGGTTGTTCGCTTCCAGGGCGGGCACAATGCCGGTCACACCCTGGTGATTGACGGCAAGAAAACAGCGCTTCACCTGATTCCTTCCGGTATCCTGCGGCAGCACGTCTATTGCCTTATCGGTAACGGCGTCGTCCTGTCGCCGGAGGCTCTGCTTAAAGAAGTGCGTGAGCTGGAAGCCAATGACGTGGCGGTTCGCGATCGCCTGCGCATCAGCCTGGCCTGCCCGATTATTCTGCGTACCCACGTCCGCATTGATCAGGCCCGGGAAAGAGCCCGCGGTGTCGACAAGATCGGCACAACCGGTCGCGGCATCGGGCCGGCCTATGAAGACAAGGTGTCCCGCCGTGGTCTTCGCCTGGGTGATTTGTGCAATCCCGCCGACTTCGAAATGAAGCTGCGGGAGATCATGTCCTACCACAACTTCATCCTGACCGAGTACTTCAAGGAAGAAGCCGAAGACATCGATGCGGCTCTTGAAGAGCTCAAGCAGATGGGCGAGGAAATCCTGCCGATGGCGGCGGACGTGACCGACATGCTGCACGACTTCCGCAAGCGTGGGGAGAATATCCTGTTTGAGGGCGCGCAAGGCTCGCTGCTGGATATCGACCTGGGTACCTATCCGTACGTGACCTCTTCCAACACCACCGCCGGCGGAACCGCCACCGGTTCCGGTTTCGGACCGCTGTTCCTGGATTATGTGCTGGGTATCACCAAGGCCTACACCACCCGTGTCGGTTCTGGTCCTTTCCCGACCGAGCTTTTCGACGATATGGGTCAGCACCTGGCCGTCAAAGGCAATGAGGTGGGTACGACAACCGGTCGCTCCCGCCGTTGTGGCTGGTTTGATGCGGTAGCCCTGCGCCATGCTATCCAGATCAACAGCGTATCCGGCATCTGCCTGACCAAGCTGGATGTCCTTGATGGTCTGGAGACGGTTAAGGTTTGCGTGGGCTACAAGACCCCGAACGGCGAGATTTTCCGGCCGCCCATTGGCTGCGACAGTTACAAGGACATCGAGCCGGTCTATGAGGAGCTGCCGGGTTGGAGTGAGAGCACCGTTGGCCTGACCAGCGTTGATCAGCTGCCGGAGAATGCCAAGGCCTATATCCGTTTCCTGGAAGAGCAGATCGAGGCGCCAATCGACGTGATCTCCACTGGTCCGGATCGTATCGAGACGATTACTTTGCGTCACCCCTTCGGCGAGTAATTGCCAACTTAAAAAAGCCGCCCTGCCATAAGGCACGGCGGTTTTTTGCGTTCAGGGCTTTTCGGCAATCACGGTGGCCCGAAGCGGCCCCGGGTATCCCTCCACCGTTTTTGACGGGTCGTCCGGATCGAGAAAATCCTGGAGGGAGTTGAAACGCATCCAGTCGGTGCTTCGCTGTTCGTCCGTGGTGGTCGCGGTCACATCCACCACCCGAGCATTTCGGAAGCCGGTACGGTCCAGCCAGCGCAGCAGAGTGTCACAACTGGGCAGGAACCAGACGTTTCGCATCTGCCCGTAGCGATCCTCGGGCATCAGGCTGAAGCCTTCAGGCCCCTCGACTACGAGTGTTTCCAGCACCAGCTCGCCGCCCCGGCGTAGTGTTCCCTTCAGCTCTAACAGGTGATCCAGCGGCGAACGACGATGATAAAGGACCCCCATGGAAAAGGTGGTGTCGAAGGTTTCAAGGTCTGCCGGCAGGTCTTCCATCCGGATTGGAAGCAGGTCGACAGGGACATCGCCGAGGTAGTCTTTGACGCTGAAGAACTGAAACAGGAAAAGGAGCCCGGGATCGATGCCGATCACCCGGCTCGCACCTTTTCCCAGCATGCGCCAGCAGTGGTATCCAGAGCCACAACCTACATCCAGTATTCGACGACCCGAAAGGTCTGAGAGGTACGGAGACACCCGGTCCCACTTCCAGTCGGAGCGCCACTCGGTATCGACGTAGGTACCGAAGAAATCGAAGGGGCCTTTTCGCCAGGGCATCAGGCCGCGTAATCCCAGCTCCAGTTGTTCTTGTTGTGCCACGGTCAGGGGTTGCATGGAGGTC encodes:
- a CDS encoding adenylosuccinate synthase; the encoded protein is MGKNVVVLGTQWGDEGKGKIVDLLTDKVAAVVRFQGGHNAGHTLVIDGKKTALHLIPSGILRQHVYCLIGNGVVLSPEALLKEVRELEANDVAVRDRLRISLACPIILRTHVRIDQARERARGVDKIGTTGRGIGPAYEDKVSRRGLRLGDLCNPADFEMKLREIMSYHNFILTEYFKEEAEDIDAALEELKQMGEEILPMAADVTDMLHDFRKRGENILFEGAQGSLLDIDLGTYPYVTSSNTTAGGTATGSGFGPLFLDYVLGITKAYTTRVGSGPFPTELFDDMGQHLAVKGNEVGTTTGRSRRCGWFDAVALRHAIQINSVSGICLTKLDVLDGLETVKVCVGYKTPNGEIFRPPIGCDSYKDIEPVYEELPGWSESTVGLTSVDQLPENAKAYIRFLEEQIEAPIDVISTGPDRIETITLRHPFGE
- a CDS encoding ATP phosphoribosyltransferase regulatory subunit; translated protein: MTVSDRWLLPDGVEDILPPLAGRIESLRRDVMDTCQRWGYQLVIPPLIEYLESLFTGTGNDLELQTFKLTDQLTGRMMGVRADMTPQAARIDAHTLGQEGITRLCYAGHVLHTRPRHMLTGRTPIQAGCELFGSGSEAADMEVISLMLETLRVAGLPRIHLDLAHVAIYESLIGEADFDRDTENAIFDAMARKSVPELDQLLGECPSGSAGARLRELARVSGGPEALSEARRILQGASDNLDAALDQLGRVSDMLGRDYPDISFGFDFCELRGYNYHTGLVFAAYVPGHGDSVAKGGRYDAIGSDFGRARPATGFSLDIRSLVSLGERVVRSAGAVWAPADDDPALEGVISGLRMTETVVRALPEDDGVNPAARGCDRELVKQNGQWVVQTLG
- the cmoB gene encoding tRNA 5-methoxyuridine(34)/uridine 5-oxyacetic acid(34) synthase CmoB, with amino-acid sequence MADFDWKARFGPIINELADDGLDHWAVQLQKQLTHRFEDRPHGDLDRWQAALDQLPYLAQVEAQLDRSAVSLTSMQPLTVAQQEQLELGLRGLMPWRKGPFDFFGTYVDTEWRSDWKWDRVSPYLSDLSGRRILDVGCGSGYHCWRMLGKGASRVIGIDPGLLFLFQFFSVKDYLGDVPVDLLPIRMEDLPADLETFDTTFSMGVLYHRRSPLDHLLELKGTLRRGGELVLETLVVEGPEGFSLMPEDRYGQMRNVWFLPSCDTLLRWLDRTGFRNARVVDVTATTTDEQRSTDWMRFNSLQDFLDPDDPSKTVEGYPGPLRATVIAEKP
- the hflC gene encoding protease modulator HflC; this translates as MGPKGVVGLAGALIVVLLVLSSVYIIPETHRGVLLRFGELVETDIQAGIHFKVPVIDQVREFDIRVLTMDLPSRQYLTVEKKPLDVDSYIAWKIRDVDQFYRATGGDEFRAQSLLSSRVDNGLRDEFGIRTMVEVVSGQRDELMHTLRDRVNQTAQNEFGIEVLDIRVKAIEFPGQVSENVYRRMATEREKLAQEFRSRGRELAEGIRADADRQRTVVLAEAFAQSEETRGEGDGQAARIYADAYGSDAEFYSFYRSLQAYRNTFMSKDDIMVIDSESAFMKFLNDPQGAR